In Deltaproteobacteria bacterium, the following are encoded in one genomic region:
- a CDS encoding GIY-YIG nuclease family protein, giving the protein MPSCFYILRLESGRLYCGATKDIKRRVREHFEGIGCRTTKGDPPVELVYFETFDSYSDACKREAQVKRWPKKKKELLLSGDIFHRPVK; this is encoded by the coding sequence ATGCCGTCCTGTTTCTATATACTCAGACTTGAATCCGGAAGACTCTACTGCGGGGCCACGAAAGATATCAAAAGAAGAGTGAGAGAGCATTTCGAAGGGATAGGTTGCAGGACTACGAAAGGGGACCCTCCCGTTGAGCTCGTTTATTTTGAAACCTTCGACTCATACTCGGATGCGTGCAAGCGGGAAGCCCAGGTAAAACGCTGGCCTAAGAAGAAAAAAGAATTGCTCCTTTCCGGTGACATTTTTCACCGACCCGTAAAGTAA
- a CDS encoding thioredoxin fold domain-containing protein, whose product MRRLTIIFCLLALVLGAGDVFAFGGSGCAEGSCRDCHSLNKSEAEELLKKYVDRVNSVDYAEVPGLWVAEVEKNGRNYPLYIDFSKSYIIAGSVVRAGSGENITRKLYKKFNRVDVSKIPIDDALVLGNTGGKTKVIVFTDPKCPYCKKMHDEMKKVVANSPDVVFYIKLYPLKMHPQAYGISKSIICSKSMRMLEDSFDNRPVPEPACETSVVDNTLKLVESLGINSTPTMVLPGGTVVSGYKTAEKILEVIRKEKVAISSQR is encoded by the coding sequence ATGAGACGGCTAACCATTATCTTTTGCCTCCTGGCACTCGTTCTCGGTGCCGGCGATGTTTTTGCATTCGGCGGGAGCGGGTGTGCTGAAGGGTCCTGTCGGGACTGCCACAGCCTGAACAAAAGCGAGGCGGAAGAGCTGCTGAAGAAGTACGTTGACCGGGTAAACAGCGTTGATTACGCGGAGGTCCCCGGCCTGTGGGTTGCTGAAGTCGAGAAAAATGGGCGCAACTACCCTCTGTACATAGATTTTTCCAAGTCCTATATCATCGCGGGAAGCGTCGTCCGTGCAGGGAGCGGCGAGAACATAACGAGGAAACTGTACAAGAAGTTCAACAGGGTCGACGTTTCGAAGATACCAATCGACGATGCCCTGGTTCTCGGGAATACCGGCGGGAAAACGAAGGTAATCGTTTTTACCGATCCAAAGTGCCCTTACTGCAAGAAAATGCACGATGAGATGAAGAAGGTTGTGGCGAACTCCCCCGACGTCGTTTTTTACATAAAGCTCTATCCCCTCAAGATGCATCCCCAGGCCTACGGTATCTCGAAGAGCATAATCTGCTCAAAGTCCATGCGCATGCTCGAAGACAGCTTCGACAACCGGCCCGTTCCCGAACCCGCATGTGAGACTTCCGTCGTCGACAATACGCTGAAGCTGGTTGAAAGCCTCGGGATAAACTCGACGCCAACGATGGTTTTACCGGGGGGAACCGTCGTGTCAGGATACAAAACCGCAGAAAAGATCCTGGAGGTCATTCGCAAGGAGAAGGTGGCAATATCATCGCAGAGGTAA
- a CDS encoding RNA-splicing ligase RtcB has translation MSLPKGLEKISDTVWEISPAYKAGMRVPARIYATEKLILEMDEGVFDQVTNVATLPGIQKYAYCMPDGHWGYGFPIGGVAAMDTEEGVISPGGIGFDVNCGMRLVLTNITHEEVKPHLRLLVDRLFERVPAGVGSTGFLKISHDEFRELLEEGGRWCVKNGYGWDEDLELTEEGGCIPGADASKISDRAVLRGFKQVGTLGSGNHYLEIQVAKPEFIYDEKLAKTFGISIPNQVVIMFHCGSRGFGHQVATDYLQIFLKVMEKKYGIKILDRELACAPFNSHEGQEYFAAMKCAINMSFANRQVILHRIREVFSDIFRKDPLDLGLRQVYDVAHNTAKLERHVIDGEKRDILVHRKGATRAFGPGMEGLPDLYASSGQPVIIGGSMETGSYLLAGVEGGQETFFSTAHGSGRTMSRRKAKKLFRGRDLQKKMEQRGIYVRSVSYSGLAEEAGPAYKDIDEVIAATELAGISKRVVRFVPIGNIKG, from the coding sequence ATGTCTCTACCGAAGGGTCTTGAAAAAATATCGGATACCGTCTGGGAAATTTCACCCGCCTACAAGGCCGGCATGCGCGTACCGGCGAGAATCTACGCCACGGAAAAACTGATTCTCGAGATGGACGAGGGCGTATTTGACCAGGTAACGAACGTCGCCACCCTCCCGGGTATCCAGAAGTACGCATACTGCATGCCCGACGGTCACTGGGGATACGGATTCCCCATCGGTGGGGTCGCTGCCATGGATACCGAAGAGGGAGTCATATCCCCCGGAGGAATAGGGTTCGATGTAAATTGCGGCATGCGGCTCGTCCTGACAAACATCACCCATGAGGAAGTCAAACCCCATCTTCGCCTCCTCGTGGACAGGCTCTTCGAGCGTGTTCCCGCAGGAGTCGGCTCTACGGGTTTTTTAAAGATATCCCACGACGAGTTTCGCGAACTCCTGGAGGAGGGAGGCAGGTGGTGCGTGAAAAACGGATACGGGTGGGACGAGGACCTCGAGCTCACGGAGGAGGGGGGATGCATTCCCGGGGCAGATGCGAGCAAGATAAGCGACAGGGCGGTTTTGCGCGGGTTCAAGCAGGTGGGGACACTCGGGTCGGGGAACCACTATCTGGAGATCCAGGTAGCGAAACCCGAATTCATCTACGACGAAAAGCTGGCAAAGACCTTCGGCATCTCTATCCCCAACCAGGTGGTCATCATGTTTCACTGCGGAAGCCGCGGATTCGGCCATCAGGTCGCAACGGATTACCTGCAGATATTTCTGAAGGTGATGGAAAAAAAATATGGCATAAAGATCCTGGACCGGGAACTGGCCTGTGCACCATTTAACTCCCACGAGGGGCAGGAATACTTTGCTGCGATGAAGTGTGCAATCAACATGTCTTTTGCAAACCGCCAGGTCATACTGCACCGGATACGGGAGGTGTTTTCAGATATCTTTCGGAAGGACCCGCTCGACCTGGGCCTGCGGCAGGTATACGATGTGGCCCACAACACGGCCAAGCTGGAAAGACACGTCATCGACGGAGAAAAGCGCGATATCCTCGTCCACAGGAAAGGCGCAACGAGGGCATTCGGCCCCGGCATGGAGGGGCTGCCTGATTTATATGCAAGCTCGGGACAGCCGGTTATCATAGGGGGAAGCATGGAAACCGGCTCCTACCTTCTTGCGGGAGTGGAAGGAGGGCAGGAAACCTTTTTCTCCACGGCTCACGGGAGCGGACGCACGATGAGCCGCAGAAAAGCCAAGAAGCTGTTTCGAGGCCGTGATTTGCAGAAAAAGATGGAACAGCGCGGCATCTACGTGCGCAGCGTCTCCTATTCCGGTCTCGCCGAGGAGGCGGGTCCCGCATACAAGGACATAGACGAGGTCATCGCGGCAACCGAGCTGGCCGGGATCAGCAAGAGGGTTGTCCGCTTCGTTCCCATTGGAAACATCAAGGGATAG
- a CDS encoding GTP-binding protein: protein MSQRTPIALITGSLGSGKTTLLMRILAETDRKIAVLMNEFGEIAIDSEVIQGEHIQMVELAGGCVCCSLTGEFEAAIEEILEMASPELIIVEATGVAEADALVFEVEDNVPMVRLDSVICIVDCYTSVRYPRVGYTARTQLQAADILLLNKTDLVSEEEAGWVIDEVRKYNDRAEILKTVRCGVDVDLLFGLTSGRSLDFRPSSGDDHFSSCTFTTERVMDRKKFEEVISSLPLSVYRAKGFVQFHDGSYLFNYVIGRADLDEFSTRGTRLVFIGKNLDAVMENILNDLHQCED, encoded by the coding sequence ATGAGCCAGAGAACTCCCATCGCGCTGATAACGGGGTCACTCGGCAGCGGAAAAACCACGCTCCTGATGAGAATCCTGGCCGAAACGGACAGGAAAATCGCCGTGCTCATGAATGAGTTCGGTGAAATTGCCATCGACAGCGAGGTCATTCAGGGTGAACACATCCAGATGGTGGAGCTTGCAGGTGGGTGCGTCTGCTGTTCCCTCACGGGTGAATTTGAGGCCGCCATCGAAGAAATACTGGAGATGGCTTCACCGGAACTCATCATCGTTGAGGCTACCGGGGTTGCCGAGGCAGATGCCCTGGTCTTTGAAGTCGAGGACAACGTGCCGATGGTCAGACTCGACAGCGTCATCTGCATCGTCGATTGTTATACGAGCGTGCGTTACCCCCGGGTGGGATACACCGCCAGGACGCAGCTTCAGGCAGCCGACATCCTGCTCCTGAACAAGACGGATCTGGTATCGGAAGAAGAGGCTGGCTGGGTGATCGATGAAGTACGTAAGTACAATGACAGGGCCGAAATCCTAAAAACGGTCCGCTGCGGGGTCGATGTGGACCTCCTTTTCGGCCTGACCTCCGGAAGGAGTCTCGACTTTCGCCCATCGTCAGGGGACGATCATTTTTCCTCTTGTACTTTCACCACGGAAAGGGTGATGGACCGGAAAAAGTTCGAAGAGGTGATATCGAGTCTTCCCCTTTCGGTCTACCGTGCCAAGGGCTTCGTGCAGTTTCACGACGGATCCTACCTCTTCAACTATGTGATCGGCCGAGCCGATCTCGACGAGTTCAGCACCCGTGGGACCCGCCTCGTGTTCATCGGCAAAAACCTCGATGCCGTGATGGAGAATATACTGAACGACCTCCATCAGTGCGAGGATTGA
- a CDS encoding MaoC family dehydratase, whose amino-acid sequence MIHDGEKSFGRYFEDFTVGDIFKHFPGRTVTEFDDTLFTLLTMNQHPLHLDEHYAKGTEWGRRLVTGYFSFCLVYGMTVRDLSGKTAANLGIDRIRFLKPVCHGDSLYAESRITDKRDSKSRSTMGVVSVETKGFNQKKELILTFERTFFAPKKTAGP is encoded by the coding sequence ATGATACACGACGGCGAGAAGAGCTTTGGAAGGTACTTTGAGGATTTCACCGTGGGGGATATCTTCAAACATTTTCCCGGGAGAACGGTCACCGAGTTCGACGATACCCTCTTTACCCTCCTTACCATGAACCAGCATCCCCTCCACCTCGACGAGCACTACGCAAAGGGCACCGAGTGGGGCAGGCGCCTGGTGACCGGCTACTTTTCCTTCTGCCTCGTATACGGCATGACTGTTCGGGACCTTTCGGGGAAAACCGCGGCCAACCTGGGAATAGACCGGATACGGTTTTTAAAGCCCGTTTGCCACGGTGATTCCCTCTACGCGGAGAGCAGGATAACGGACAAGAGGGATTCCAAGAGCCGGAGCACCATGGGTGTCGTCTCCGTTGAAACGAAAGGATTCAACCAGAAGAAAGAGCTAATTCTCACCTTCGAGAGGACTTTCTTCGCACCGAAAAAAACAGCCGGTCCCTGA